A stretch of DNA from Rhizoctonia solani chromosome 9, complete sequence:
attacagcaaaagtggggctgtgagctcagttcttgatggatttgtaagatattgtgctacagcatagtgttacaatggccacatgtgtcagtataatttagatgggattcactgattggctgctcagcaatggaagtaaacttttgacctctcctgacctgcaatacttttgctgctcagtgtagaATGTtttcaaggtagatgatgacataCACATCCAACAGATCCTTGAATagctcattcatgaaattCTGAAATGCTCAGGAGTGTTGTCAGGCCAAATGTCATTACAAGGGATTTGTAGAGTCTGTATTTGGTTTGGaatgcagtcttccattcattgccttctttaatgcagacattgttgtaaccccatcaaAGATCTAGCttagtaaagaccttggcactttCTTGGTCCAGTTATTGAGACAGCAGTAGTACAACCAATTGAcaggagccatcctttttggggacaaacatgaTGGGTGAACTGATGGAAGACTTGCTGGGTggatttttccagccttcaatttgtccctgagccagtccttgagtgtagtGGACTTGGcatctgtcatactgtaTAGGGGCAAGTTGAGGGGCCCTTCCTCTATCAGTTCTAttccaatgttgtaatgccaGTGAGgtggaagcttattgaattcttcctctccaaataccttggcgtattgatggtattctGGAGGTACCTTCAAGTGGGTTTTGATTggcttcttccttggcaatAGCCACATGTTCTGGGGGCATGTGAGGGAAGGTGATGGTACAttggttccaatcaattcTGGATTGTGGCATCTAAACATTTCAAACCTAGGATGGCTGTGTGACTGCCAGTGttacagatgaggaaggttTCCATCATCTTTTTGCCATTGTAGGTGAAGGTTAGTaatgccttcttccaaatcttgccagcctgggggcttgacccattgagcatggTAACAGTATGGGGTGAGGGTACATCTATGAGTGGTAGGCGTAGTGCCTTGGTGGTATGTGGGTGTAAGAATGACAATGTGGCACCTGAATCTaacaggacttctagtggttTGCTCATTTCTCCAGCAGTATTTgaattgtgaagaggggtgTATTGTTGTACTCCAAACtataaggttgggtacatgctagtgagcgggcgcttgtggccatactaatacactggcttatgtaaacTACTAcctaaggctatctactaactatctaagttgcttaaggcaatgacTACCAACTACTGCTGAGTGcaaaggggccagaggcctgggaggtgtggtaggttaaggtAAGGGGTTTATGTCagcagaacttctgggggctggctacttagctggctgatgcctcctcaatggatatgagacaaggtaaaatcaacttggggtctccaagtgattttcctgctgtatatatagacaagaacacactatctacatggtctgtgcgcatgagaaagAGTAAGTATAAcaaaatgagaagcatgctgcaggttGCACAGAAGcggatttcttctaagcgcccttggcacggcatcttggcgcggcatcttggcataatgagcgccaagatcacgtgatcaaaaaacataagataaagagtctgtaaaaaatactagaaataatagaaaaattgggCAATTCTCATGGTATAgtttaggaggttataacatgtATTATATGGACagatattacaaaattcaaaacataagtgttgtacaccactgtaaggtgggtacactaGTGGAGTGGGCGCTTGGGGCTGTAGCTAGTACAAGGTAactgctgactaatctaggtaactaggctaactactgtaaCTAAACTGATGCTTAGGGCGTCCTACTAACTACTACTGTTGatgggggcttagccctggaggtgtggtaagtcaAGGTAAGGGGGTTACATTAGTAACACTTCTGGaacctgctacttagctggctggttgcctcctcaatggatatgagacaaggtaaaattgacttggggtctcaagcaattttcctgctgtatttaTACACTAGGAACTATCTACATAGCGGTCTGTGCGCATGTGAAAGGAAGTCTACATTTGAAacaagaagcatgctgcaggctgcgcagaagtgtggatttcccctaagtgcccttggcatggcatcttggtgcagcatcttggcataataagcgccaagatcacgtgattgaaaaacgcaagatatcaagtttgtaaaaaatagtaaaaatatcagaaaaaagagatatcaagtttgtaaaaaatagtaaaaatatcagaaaaaagaggcaattctagtggtatatgttaggggattgtaacaatAAGCCAGAGTTCTTAGGGTCCTTGTGCATGGCAACAGGTAccctactcttttcccaattggtacttggagtctttgccagttttggcagtttccttggccttccccttatcctccttaggggtggccttccagccagtcCTGCATTTGGCAAACATGTGCCCTGGTTTGCTGCATTTTACACAGAGACCTTCTGCATGGCAGCAATTGTGTTCTTCTTCCAAAACATAGTTGGGGTTGGAAGAGAGGGGACTGGTttttgtggcctgttggccagtacttgccccccAGTTGGGGTGGTTGAGGTTTtaccagacttattaccctgttgcgggtggctggctctcTCCTTGCAGAGGgcattgtcaatgatgagggcAGCATCGGCAGCTCCCTCAGGGTGCAGGTTGCCTCTCCCATGTGGCAATCTGTTTTTGACTTCCCAATGAAGCCCACACACAATTGGCTGTGGAGGGCAGTGTTGTTCCAATTGAGCTCCATTTGCAGCGtatggaattttgtaatatatttgGCACAAGTGCTGGTTTGTGTCAAGGAAGTGATCTTCTGTTCTGCTGCTTGTGTTGCGTTGGGGTTGCCAAAGGCAGCCAAGAACTCAATTTGAAATCATCCACAGCTTGGATGATAATGcaatgggaccctagttggtccaaTAGGGATGGGCCCAAGCCCTGCTGGCCTCTGTCATGTTCATGAGGAGGAAACTTAGGACCTCCAGGTCCATTGGGAACTGCCTTTGATTTAGGcaaacccaggccaacatgcatgtcagccattgtttggcctccaagccaattttgcctttgaaggcatctgggtggtccacttccacagtggagggggctggaggcagTGCCAGAGTGACTTGGGGTGcttgttgtaaattgggggaaaagaggttgagactctggtgctgagcagagtctgtgttggaagttTCCCAAtctccaagctaagtaaagaagtagcttctttagggttctctgggtctagctatcttcaatacaatcaactacagatatatcctttctcagtgtaaagtgtcttagtatgtatttctgtaagagcaagagtactggctcaggttccttttggcagagatagttatgtaagtttcactcctagttgcaggaactaactggttacttagtatatatccttctttaaggatgattgccttctgttcacttaacctaagaactctgtatcaggtctacaacctttccacactatgggtacttgggagatccacttatacaagtttaagttatttgaaatcttgaggcacaatatatcacacaattgaggggggcaagcccaaacccaagagtgacagtcaacagtaacagtgagtgaAGTGGTAGGaagggtgccctccaagggtatgcaagagtccccttttataccctagagtggcaaggttactgagtcattcacctagtcagagtatgaatatgacttgcttaggactgtgcttcctaagattTTGATTGgagggtgggaaggcacagatatgactaggatggaatgtgactgctcttgggttgaactgcaattagttaaaaatggaaacatctaaatacatctaaatacatgactcagtctatcaagaaatgcttggcagccaatcaGCActttagagtgagtcattagtgtgagtcattctggtggcaagcagaatgactcatagcAGGacttgcagtgccactagaaattattAAATAAGGAGAActttagtaatctcatgagaggtatgtgtcacaactaagcttggacctatgatacaagtagggcttaaagtctgtggccctatcaccaatggactatgaagcgcaagaggggcaacaaaggcccaaggggtatggatgggggtagagggcaacaaggcctgggttGTGATTATCAGTAATatgcactaatggccaactaggggcctgggcaaaggggataggtaagaactcaggtgaattgacaaagaggtcaagtcttgctgttttagcggcgacttgacctggtttaaatacatgaggcaagccacatcaaaaacaacagtactaaacaATGAGTcattacaatttcacatcatatttcaaatatgtcacgtgatcttgatgagtcataaatatatacctaaaaaggaaagtatcttggaaaaaagatagaaaatagtagaaaattatgtcatgccaatgaaggtcatgacagtatgactcaactacactaggaataaggttcatctcccaagttagagctagccatgtgatgagctagatgtaaagatataaatataatgattagtaaggtacttgagccacatagatagaatcttgtgaagctaatatctccatgagatcttatcgtatgagcacgtgacaggcagcgttagaacgagcgaagggaggtctattgaacgatatgtaacacatacagtcaatatgagcgttacatagagtaatgacaggaataatggaaaataagagagaaatggccattaaatcagaaagtcagatatatgcagattattgtggatggtgagctgtgaatgcaaaactgtgtgatacataacaccctcctcaagctgcaaaacgcagcactcATTATTGACAATGCTCTCTGCAAAGAGTgtgctagccacccaccaagggacaataagcctagcaaaccatccaaccctgcaagggggacaagtactggTCAGTCAATCACTGGTTCAAggaaactctccaacaaccccaactatatgttggaggaagaacaaaaccACCGCCACACTGCTGGCacctgcatcaaatgcagcaGAATGGGCCACAAATTTGCAGAATGCCAAGCGGGCTGGAAGGGTACCCCCATTGACAATGGGGTAAAAAAGGAAGCTGCAAAactggcaaagagtctggacccatcctgggaaaagactaagggtacctgctgctgcacacaaggaccccaagtACTCTGGCTTGATtgaatttgtaatatatccaGTAGTATCAATAGAAACTcaccactcttcacaatttcaattaaaccagagaaacaagcagaacacttagaagtcctgattgactcaggcgccacctcatcaTTCCTACATCCCCAACCGTGGAACTACTTTGCCTCCCCCTTATTGATCTTCCAATTCCCTGTACTGTAAcaatgcttgatgggtcaagcccccaggctggcagaATTTGGAAAAAGGCCATAATGACTTTTCTATTTGATGGCAGGCGTATGACAGAGACCTTCCTGATCTGCAACACTGGGTCACATGCTGCTATCCTAGGAATTAAATGGCTGGAACACCACAATCCTGAAATAGACTGAAACACCCACTCTCTCTCCTTCACCCATACACCCCCAGAGCATGTGGCTATtgctgaagaagaggaagccaaCAAAAAACtgcttgaaggagtaccctccaaataccatcaatacaccaaggtatttggagaagaagaattcaacaagcttcccccacaccaGCACTACAATATTGGGATAGAACTTACAGAAGAAGGACCACTCAACTTGCCCCTGtacagtatgacagatgctgaatccgccacactcaaggattggctcagggacaaattgAAAGCTGGGAAAATCCACCCCAGCAAGTCCTCCATTAGCTCcctggtcatgtttgttccaaaaCAGATGGCTCCCACTGATTGGTGGTGGATTACCATTGCCTGAATAGCCAAACAAAGAAAAATGTATATCCATTGCCCCATCCCAACAACCTTATGGCCCAACTCTGTGGTGCCAAAGTATTTACCAAACTGGACttgagatggggttacaacaatgtttgggttaaagaaggtgacaaatggaaaactgccttccaaaccaagtatggcctatacaaatccctggttatgacctttggcttgacAAATGCCCCAGCTGCATTTCAAGATTTTATGAACAAATTGTTTAAGGACTTATTGGATGTGTgcatgtcctagacgtccttacagggcgttgaggcagcgggcgcttgtggccgtaagGACTAAGTggaaaaccgcgtaaggtGGCAAGGgaactacctacaacaacaaactaactaactatggTGActagacgctataaggcattgacaagctacctaagtacagtgggagcaacgcttaaggcgtttATCTGAGTGGTTACCGGCtataaggccttgtacaggatgtggagtgcaacaagaggtaattgacctgggtgttaccatggttggttggcctccttatatattctacaggtgagctatttacaaatacattatatccaataccatatcaaaataagaaccccaatccgcagttggccttactcatgcgtacgtgtcactgacgtgtcatagtgatgttgtcaagtggaggtggctatgtatgctcaggtaagcgtggatggggacgtggcttggcgcttagcatatgatataagcgccaaagtcacgtgactgaaaacattgtttgattgcctttgtttaaattcaagaaaatgggaataaattccctggtattgagtgtgtctacaacagtgcatcatcatttaccttgatgacatccttatatactcaaaggatgacgcatcccatacgcaacatgttcatgaagtcctGCAGCAACTTATGGAGAACCAActattctgcaaggcctCAAAATGTACCTTCCATGTCACATTGGTGGAATACTTGGGAATAATTGTGTTGGACAAgggtttcagcctggataaacTAAAGATCCAGGctgtccaagaatggcctgCACCAACCAAGGTCAGGGAGGTCCAATCCTTtctagggtttgccaactttcTGCATtggtttgttgccaatttcagccacatggccaggctGCTACataacctagtcaagaaagacGTCACATGGAAATGGCATACAAAGGGGCAAGAGGCATTCCAAAGGATTAAGGACACCATTACCAATGCACTGGTCCTAGCCCATGCCAATCCTGCTAAAccttacttcctggaaacggATGCATCTGGAGTGGCTCTAGGCTCCATACTGAGCCAATGCCAGGAAGACAGTTGCCTACACCCTCTAGgattcctgtcagaatcattcaaaggcgCAGAACAGAATTACAACAtgcatgacaaggaactccttgcCATTATCTGCTCTTTTGAATACTGGCACATATTTTTGGAAGGCACTATGCATCttttgtagacacacttgataccagggaatttatcccaattttctcaaatttaaacggagttaaacagacaacattttcaatcacgtgactttggcgcttatatcatacaataagcgccaagccacgtccccatccgcacttaatcagcacacgtagccacctctacctatgacatcatcatgacacgtcagtgacacgtatgcatgagtaagaccaactgcagagcagtgttcttattggttatagttttgcatattgtatatttgtaattagtctacccctgtaatatataaggaggccaaccaaccatggtaacacccaggtcaattacctcttgttgcatcacaacactgtacaagggccttacagcccagtaaccacttagcttcacgccttaagcgttctcaccactgtacttaggtagctcaccaacgccttatagcgtcttgtcactgtagttagtagtttgtATGTTGTGGGGTAGaaccttgccgccttaagtggtacattgtattagtcacatggccacaagtgcctgcaccctcaacatccttacagacgtccaGGACAGCATCCCATTACTGTGTTCACCAATCATtgcaacctggaatattggaaagaatccTGTACATTTAATCAATGCCATGCACATTGGCACCTCCTATTAGCAGGGTACAgcttccaaattgtctactgcccagggaaacaatcagggaaactGGACGCGTTGTCACGCCACTCagaccatgccaacattccaccagaaCCGCAATCCATGCTACCAGAAActgtatttgccaatgtGGCCCTTGTGataccagaaaaggaactccaacgccagattgagtTGGCCCTGGATCAGGACAAATctctggaagaaatcctccagttcctacaaaacaagtccaaagcgCTGCCCTCAATTAAATGCACATTCAAGGACTACTAAATGGAGGCAGGGCTACTCTTTTACCAGGGACGGATTGTGGTACCAGACAAGGGGACGCTGAGAACAGACCTTCTTTGAATCTTCCATGATAGCCCATTGGCCAGACAGCCTGGGAGACAACAAACACTCAAACTTGtatcatgagattactattggcctggaATACGCACTGACACCTACTGGCACATCAACTCATGCAAAACTTGCCAGCAAATCTGCAAACCCAAATACGTGTTGATCCCACCACAgcctgtcgtagacacactcgataccagggaatttattcccattttctcggatttgaacgaaggcaaacggacaacattttcgatcacgtgacctcggcgcttatatcatacgctaagcgccgagccacgtccccttccgcgcttatctcagcatacgtagccacctccacctgatgacatcactatgacacgtcagtgacacgtatgcatgagtaaggccaactgcggagcggggttcttatttgattaggtattgcatataatgtatttgtaattagttcacctgtagaatatataaagaggccaaccgaccatggtaacacccaggttgattacctcttgtcgcatccactcagtgtacgagggccctacagcccagtaaatactaGTTAGCTACTTAGACcctctacaccgccttaagcggctccatcactgtacttagatagctcgtcaccgccttaagcggtcttgtcgTCGTAGGATAGTTGCTCGTTGCCGTAGCTAGGTTTgtcgtcgccttaagcgactcttctcatttgtaccctgcggccacaagcgccatccccctcgacgccctaacggacgtctaggacactaggtaatcgaccttaagtcggttgcaaaccgtgcccaccaagcacaccccaCTTAgtatcaacaaacaagaagatcccctgtactagcacgagggaaatcacctgatcgggctcgccttttgctatcaataatcaaactagcgtcggccccaggtagtaccgaattgctataaggcagacggattctAATCGTCCGcgtaccaccggtcaccgcaccttttgtcagcggaactagtcagcagatccacccgcttgcagaaaacccgttccacatcacgcccgcacacggcagttgattggttaatagggactgtccaacgctaggcggttgacgcaagttcTTAGCGCTAGAACAATAAAGCGACCCAaaagtcctgtcacaggcaccaCTACCCCCCACTCGCCCATCATTACttcccgcaccccctctcgcgcttcctcccgcgcttcccagcgcaccgcttcccagcgcaccgcttcccaccaaggccgttcCTATCCTcatgaaatggcaacccgctcccggagcaccgctcgtcccccgtcccctcttgatcaaggagagctgggacccgCTATTTCGGCAACCGCCGATGAGCCAACAAACCTCGAACCCGAGGTCTACGGGGAAATATCCCTCGGACGagcaatctcccttatcctgggattgcaaaatcaAGTCCTCCGACTCGAGCGGGAACTCGAAGAAACAAAGgaagcaacaaaggaagcccgagactggatgggcgcggtcgatcaagccctcactcgcatcgaggctaggggtggagccccccacacccagaagaccggaaacctccggcagtcgaggccacgcccaggcccctacccAAAACCGACActtttccagcgcctagtgcgcccctcgtCGCCTGGGCCGTCCCCTCCAAAGCTCCCCCCGCCTTTGCACAACCAACTCCCGTCCGGGCCCCCCTGCGagtccatactccccctccaccttcgCCTATCCGCCTCCgttccccccaagtcccacaaccagcggcccctgtagccACTTATCAAACCCCTGTCAAGgtagaccaccctgacgcctatacagggaaaatagggaacgaagcccgccaatggctcacgcgaatgttggcatgggtacgtctaaATCAAAGGATGTTCCCAACTGATCAGGAGGTTCTatcattcctcctgatgaatatgaaggacgtggcaggagcctgggcccatccccatcttgaccaactagggtcccacagggccctaaTCCAATTGGTCGACGACTTCAggacggagttcttggctgcatttggtaACCCGGATGCTACGCGAGCCGCTGagcggcaaatcacccaccttactcagacaggcacctgtgctgagtacattacaaagttcaggaccattgccatggacctggactggaatgacgccGCCCTCCGTGGGCAATtcgcacgtggcctccactgggaggtcagccgtctCATTGCTACCCGAGAGCGGCGCCCCACCACACTCCTTGAACTGCAGAATGCAGCCCTGGTCAtcgacaacgccctccgtgaggagcgcgccagccacccgcctaagggtaataagtctggcacctccactaccacccccaataggggggcgagtaccggccagcaggccacaagaccagggcgcctctccagcAACCCCAACTTCGTCTCCGAGGAGGAACGcaaccgccgcagggctgaaggcctctgcatcaaatgcggtaagACGGGCCataaatttgcggaatgccgcactggctggaaagccacacccaaggaggaaggtgtcaaaaggaaaccgccaaaattggcgaaGAATCTGGACccgaattgggaaaagattaagggtacctgctgccgcgcgcaaggaccccaaggactctggattggttgaaatatgtaacatatcaaatagtaacaatagaatatcACCTCTCTTCACTATttcaatcaaaccagagaaacaagcggatcacttagaagtcctgatagattcaggcgccacctcatccttcCTACACCCACGAACCGCCGAGGCATTACGCCTACCCCTAATAGATCTCCCTTCACCCCGCACCattactatgctcgatgggtcgagcccccaagctggcaagatctggaaaaaggctaacctaaccttctcctttgatggcaaacgcatgaccg
This window harbors:
- a CDS encoding Retrotransposable element Tf2 protein, whose protein sequence is MQNCVIHNTLLKLQNAALIIDNALCKECASHPPRDNKPSKPSNPARGTSTGQSITGSRKLSNNPNYMLEEEQNHRHTAGTCIKCSRMGHKFAECQAGWKGTPIDNGVKKEAAKLAKSLDPSWEKTKEHVAIAEEEEANKKLLEGVPSKYHQYTKVFGEEEFNKLPPHQHYNIGIELTEEGPLNLPLYSMTDAESATLKDWLRDKLKAGKIHPSKSSISSLVIQTKKNVYPLPHPNNLMAQLCGAKVFTKLDLRWGYNNVWVKEGDKWKTAFQTKYGLYKSLVMTFGLTNAPAAFQDFMNKLFKDLLDCIIIYLDDILIYSKDDASHTQHVHEVLQQLMENQLFCKASKCTFHVTLVEYLGIIVLDKGFSLDKLKIQAVQEWPAPTKVREVQSFLGFANFLHWFVANFSHMARLLHNLVKKDVTWKWHTKGQEAFQRIKDTITNALVLAHANPAKPYFLETDASGVALGSILSQCQEDSCLHPLGFLSESFKGAEQNYNMHDKELLAIICSFEYWHIFLEGTMHLL
- a CDS encoding Retrotransposon-derived protein PEG10, whose product is MELNWNNTALHSQLCVGFIGKSKTDCHMGEATCTLRELPMLPSSLTMPSARREPATRNRATKTSPLSSNPNYVLEEEHNCCHAEGLCVKCSKPGHMFAKCRTGWKATPKEDKGKAKETAKTGKDSKYQLGKE
- a CDS encoding Retrotransposable element Tf2 protein, translated to MSKPLEVLLDSGATLSFLHPHTTKALRLPLIDVPSPHTVTMLNGSSPQAGKIWKKALLTFTYNGKKMMETFLICNTGSHTAILELIGTNVPSPSLTCPQNMWLLPRKKPIKTHLKVPPEYHQYAKVFGEEEFNKLPPHWHYNIGIELIEEGPLNLPLYSMTDAKSTTLKDWLRDKLKAGKIHPASLPSVHPSCLSPKRMAPVNWLYYCCLNNWTKKVPRSLLS